One Cyanobacterium sp. T60_A2020_053 genomic window, TTTGGCTCTTTTTTGGTCGAAACTACCGGCTGCTAAGATAGCTTGTTGTAGGGTAATGTTGGGTTGTAGTTGTTTGATACCCGGATTCTCTACTTCTCCCACTACGTTAATATTAATATTATTAGGAGAGAAACTGGCGGTAGCTAATTGTCTTACTTCTGTTTCATTGATGGCGGTGGAGGTGGGGATAAAAATTTGATCACCATTTTGTAAGATAGCATCTTGTTGAAAGTCCCCTGATTCTAGTAATTCCCATAGGTTCACTTGTACTGTTTGTCTTTGTCCGTTGGGCAGTTGCCGGCGCACTTCAATATTTCGGATGTCGGCGCGCGCCGTCAAACCCCCTGAACTTTTGATTGCCCTTGATACGGTGGGAATACCCGCTAAACTCTCTTGACTGGTGATACGATCAGTTTGAAATTCAAGGCGATCGCTCAAATCAGAGGAGCGCACGTCACTACCACTTAAAGTATAAGGTCCGGGTCGATTGACTTCCCCGACAATATTAACGGAAATGGGAATGCTGAGGTTAGCGGAAAAATTGGCAGTGGCGATACGATAGACTTCATTGGGGTTGAGGCTGGGGGCGCTGGGTATCAAAATCCGATCACCATCTCTTAAGATGATATTTTCGTTGGCGTCTCCTTGATCAATAAAATTCCAGAGGTTAACATTAATTGTTTGTTGTTCCCCTTTATAGTTTCTAATGACTTGGATATTACGGGTATCAGCAGAAGCATTAATACCACTGGCAATATCCAAAGCATCAATGATGGTAGGAAATTTAATTGATCCCCTGATATTGCCTGTATTACCTATTTGTCTAAAGGGTACAGTATAAGCACCCGGCGTTCTCACTTCTCCCACTACACTAACATTAATTGGTCTGGGGGTAACTAAATTAACGGCGATGATGGGGTTACGCAGTAATCCTCTTGACACATATTCACGGGTAATCAATTGTGAGGCTTCCGCTAGGGTTAAGTCTCCTACATCAATATTATTAAGTAATGGTAAATTGACTGTACTATCAATTAATACTTGATACTCTTTACTATATTCTGGCACATTAAATACATCGATACTAATTAAATCTCCCCCTCCTAATGTATAGGGCTGTTGGCGAGGAGGAGCGCTGTTACGAGCAAAATTTCCTGTTTCCAAACGATTAATGGGTTTGAGGCTTTCCCTGATGGGCATGGTTTGGGCTAAGGTGGAGGGCGCTAGGGAAGTGTAAAAGCCACATAAACCAAGGGATATAAAGCACTTGAGATCACTTTGTAACATTATTCTTTATTATCTGCAATTTTAATATTTTGTCATTGTTACATATAATTACGGAAATTGAACAATCTGCATTAGTCTTAATTTCAAAAAAATTGATAAGATTTACGAAGGAAATCAATTAAGTAACAAGTTTTATGCAGTATCGCCGTTTCGGTAGGACAGAATTAGCAATGCCCGTGTTTTCCTGTGGTGGAATGCGCTATCAATACAAATGGCAAGATTTACCACAAAAAGACATTCCTGTTGATAACCAAGCCAATCTTGAAGCAATTATCAAACGCAGTTTAGAGTTGGGCATTAACCACATCGAAACTGCTCGATTTTATGGTACTTCTGAAATGCAGTTAGGGCGAATTTTACCCACTTTACCCCGAGAAAAATTAATAGTACAAACTAAAATAGCGCCCTCCAGCCATAGCAAAGATTTTGGGGAAAATTTTGAGAAATCTTTACGATATTTAGGATTAGAATATGTGGATTTGTTAGGTATTCACGGCATTAATACTCCTGAATTACTACATGATACTGTGAAACCGGAAGGATGTTTAGAATTAGCCAAAAAATGGCAACAACAAGGCAAAGTAAAACATATCGGCTTTTCTACCCACGGTGACACAGATTTAATCATCGAAACAATAAAAACCAATCAATTTGACTACGTTAACTTACATTGGTATTGGATTAATCAAGAAAATTGGCGCGCCGTTACAGAAGCAAATCGTCATGATATGGGGGTTTTCATCATTAGCCCTGCCAATAAAGGAGGATTACTCTATCAACCTTCTCCCAAATTAGTCAAATTATGTCAACCTTTAAGCCCTGTCGTCTTCAATAACCTTTTTTGTTTATCTCACCCAGAAATACATACCTTGAGTGTGGGCGCTGGGCAACCATCAGACTTTGATGAGCATATTAAAACTTTATCACTATTAGACCAAGCGGATCAACTATTACCCCCTATTATTGAACGTTTAGAAGCAGAAGCAAAACAAGTTTTAGGAGAAAAATGGCTAAAAACTTGGCGCTTGGGTTTACCTCACCACAAAGACACTCCGGGTAATATCAATATTCCCCTGATTTTATGGTTGAGAAATCTTGCCCTAGCTTACGATATGGTGGAATATGGGAAAATGCGTTATAACTTGCTTGGTAACGGTGGGCATTGGTTTCCAGGGCAAAAAGCTGATAAACTGCCAGAAGTTGATCTTAAATCTTGTTTAGTTAATAGCCCTTATCAACAGGAAATTCCCCAATTTTTAGCAGAAACTGAAGTATTATTAGGAGGGCAAGAAGTAAAACGTTTGTCTCAGAGTAGTTAGGGTTTGCTGAATAAGTATTTTAGGTATTGATAGGGAAGAGGGAAAAGGGAATAGTTAAAATGCTTAAAATCAATGGTATTAAATCATAAACCGCCAAGAAATTTATGATCTTGTTGGCGAAACATTTTGTTACAGAAAATTTGACAAAATTAACAATTTGTGGATAGATTTGTGTTGGATCATAAACCGCCAAGAAATAAATTTCATGGCTCATAGCTCAAGTCGGCTAAAGCGACTAAAGGTATGTTGATAAATCGCTTCAGTAGATTTTAGCTGTTAGCTTCGTCAATTTATTGCGAAGCGGGTTGTGGCATAAAACCGACTTTTTGTCAAGTTTTATGTTAGTATTTATTTCACCAACAGAGTAATTGATTACAAGGTGGGTAAATTGCGAAGATATAATCTTTTATAACAGATTCCCGAACTTGATATTAGAGCTTAAATTGGTTGGATTAAATAACCACAACGATGCTCACCGCTATTAATCCAGTTGGTGCGCTCTACCTTACAATCAGGAAAGAGAGAGGCAAACATTTCTAATTCATGACTGCACACTTGAGGGTAGGATTCAGCCACATCAGAAATAGCGCAATTATTTTCACTGAGGAAGAATTGGGGTGAATTTTGGTCGTTATTATTTAAACAATATAACTCAGCCATATAGCCTTCTTTTTTTCTCATTTCCGCTAATTTATGAACTCTTTCCCATAAGTTTTCACTCGTTAAATATTCTCTATATAAAGAGGCTTTTTTTTGCCATTGTTTCGCTAAAACTTGTGCTACTTGTTGCTCTCCTACTGTTTCTGTTAGGGTATCTAAAAATGATACGGCAAAGTCTCCATAATTTTGGGGGAATTGTTCTTTTCCTTTCTCGCTAAGACGGTAGAGATATTGAGGTCTCCCCGATTTTATGGGGATAATTTGATGGGTAATTAATTCTTGTTGTTCTAAGTCTTTAAGATGTTTTCTCGTGGCTTGGACACTAATTTGGAGGGCGCTGGCAATGTCTGACACTGTTGCCTCATTTTCTTTTAACAAAAACTGTAAAATAGTTTCCTTACTAGACTGATGTAGGGAAGTTTTCATGTTCTCCCTCTCAAGAAGCATTTTTTTACTAAAACAACAATAATGTTGCTAAAGCTGAATTATAACAGATTTTCAAACTTGATAGCAAGACCACATCAAGGTTATACAAAAAATTCAAGTCGTGAAGGCAAATGGATAATTGACAATGGATAATGGACAATTGACGATTAAGATTTACTGAATAGGTCAAAGCTATCTTTAATTTTACCTTTGTCATTTTGACTTAATGCAAAAATTACCCACAAAAAAAAGCTGGTCAAGACTAAGGGGTTTAGTCTCGACCATTAGGTGTGGTTTAAGTGTTAGGTAGTTTGATTATAGCGAAGTTTTTTTTAATTTGACAAGGAAAAACCAAAAATTTTG contains:
- a CDS encoding SLBB domain-containing protein encodes the protein MLQSDLKCFISLGLCGFYTSLAPSTLAQTMPIRESLKPINRLETGNFARNSAPPRQQPYTLGGGDLISIDVFNVPEYSKEYQVLIDSTVNLPLLNNIDVGDLTLAEASQLITREYVSRGLLRNPIIAVNLVTPRPINVSVVGEVRTPGAYTVPFRQIGNTGNIRGSIKFPTIIDALDIASGINASADTRNIQVIRNYKGEQQTINVNLWNFIDQGDANENIILRDGDRILIPSAPSLNPNEVYRIATANFSANLSIPISVNIVGEVNRPGPYTLSGSDVRSSDLSDRLEFQTDRITSQESLAGIPTVSRAIKSSGGLTARADIRNIEVRRQLPNGQRQTVQVNLWELLESGDFQQDAILQNGDQIFIPTSTAINETEVRQLATASFSPNNININVVGEVENPGIKQLQPNITLQQAILAAGSFDQKRAKDTVAQLIRLNPDGTVTRRSIPVDFSAPINEETNPQLLNNDIVFIERSALAARSDRMTSFFDPIRQVLSILGLIKVAVD
- a CDS encoding aldo/keto reductase; the protein is MQYRRFGRTELAMPVFSCGGMRYQYKWQDLPQKDIPVDNQANLEAIIKRSLELGINHIETARFYGTSEMQLGRILPTLPREKLIVQTKIAPSSHSKDFGENFEKSLRYLGLEYVDLLGIHGINTPELLHDTVKPEGCLELAKKWQQQGKVKHIGFSTHGDTDLIIETIKTNQFDYVNLHWYWINQENWRAVTEANRHDMGVFIISPANKGGLLYQPSPKLVKLCQPLSPVVFNNLFCLSHPEIHTLSVGAGQPSDFDEHIKTLSLLDQADQLLPPIIERLEAEAKQVLGEKWLKTWRLGLPHHKDTPGNINIPLILWLRNLALAYDMVEYGKMRYNLLGNGGHWFPGQKADKLPEVDLKSCLVNSPYQQEIPQFLAETEVLLGGQEVKRLSQSS
- the sufR gene encoding iron-sulfur cluster biosynthesis transcriptional regulator SufR, which produces MKTSLHQSSKETILQFLLKENEATVSDIASALQISVQATRKHLKDLEQQELITHQIIPIKSGRPQYLYRLSEKGKEQFPQNYGDFAVSFLDTLTETVGEQQVAQVLAKQWQKKASLYREYLTSENLWERVHKLAEMRKKEGYMAELYCLNNNDQNSPQFFLSENNCAISDVAESYPQVCSHELEMFASLFPDCKVERTNWINSGEHRCGYLIQPI